The Azospirillum baldaniorum genome window below encodes:
- a CDS encoding carbohydrate ABC transporter permease: MAFLNPARPKAERAPAGWEQTRRRAYLAGLLPALVVLGGITLLPGLFLLGVSLTPLSLVNPGTVFDFSDPLGNYRELLRDARFHNSVLLQLHLSATSVGLQLAAGLGVALLLNVRARFFEAIRAAFLIPMVLPPIVVALIWKILYTPDVSPLHRLLEEAGLPVDSLITDPTLAIWAIAVAETWQWFPFTMLMVLATLQLIPDEPLEAARIDGANRRQVFRHIILAYLRPALVVCGLFRLIDSLKAFPLIYVLTNGGPGTATEVTNYYGFIEAFNFSYWGYASAIAVLMLGGVFAVSWLVGRLGWNEVHHD, encoded by the coding sequence ATGGCCTTTCTGAATCCGGCGCGACCGAAGGCGGAGCGGGCACCCGCCGGCTGGGAACAGACCCGTCGCCGCGCCTATCTGGCGGGGCTTCTGCCGGCGCTGGTCGTGCTGGGGGGCATCACGCTGCTGCCGGGGCTGTTCCTGCTGGGGGTCAGCCTGACCCCGCTCAGCCTCGTCAACCCCGGCACGGTGTTCGATTTCTCCGATCCGCTCGGCAATTACCGCGAACTGCTGCGGGACGCGCGGTTCCACAACTCGGTCCTGCTGCAACTCCACCTGTCGGCGACCAGCGTCGGGCTGCAACTGGCGGCGGGGTTGGGGGTGGCCCTGCTGCTGAACGTCCGCGCGCGTTTCTTCGAGGCGATCCGCGCCGCCTTCCTGATCCCGATGGTGCTGCCGCCCATCGTGGTCGCGCTGATCTGGAAGATCCTCTACACGCCGGACGTCAGCCCGCTGCACCGGCTGCTGGAGGAGGCGGGGTTGCCGGTCGACTCCCTGATCACCGATCCGACGCTGGCGATCTGGGCCATCGCGGTGGCCGAGACGTGGCAGTGGTTTCCCTTCACCATGCTGATGGTGCTGGCGACGCTGCAGCTGATCCCGGACGAGCCTTTGGAGGCGGCGCGGATCGACGGGGCCAACCGCCGGCAGGTGTTCCGCCACATCATCCTGGCCTATCTGCGCCCGGCGCTGGTCGTCTGCGGCCTGTTCCGGCTGATCGACAGCCTGAAGGCCTTTCCGCTGATCTACGTCCTGACCAACGGCGGGCCGGGCACCGCGACGGAGGTCACCAATTATTACGGCTTCATCGAGGCGTTCAATTTCTCCTATTGGGGCTACGCCAGCGCCATTGCCGTCCTGATGCTGGGCGGCGTCTTCGCGGTGAGCTGGCTGGTGGGCCGCCTGGGATGGAACGAGGTGCACCATGACTGA